In a single window of the Papaver somniferum cultivar HN1 chromosome 8, ASM357369v1, whole genome shotgun sequence genome:
- the LOC113306353 gene encoding uncharacterized protein LOC113306353, whose amino-acid sequence METLPVEILPPPLTELIASLEKATLMAKQLPNTIEQTQIFQIYSSLQNTQNQLTSFLFNFNSSHPQQPHLLQQPPQLENSVSSAIGGGGGDDEVEPMQVGEDEEEDSEFIIDKVEERMKNCVIHSNKRRKRNLSSPSSIQGFDQRIYYNDTICNSNTTTTNNGVVLVQGFEDEFDPQATRLRSLELIYQFHA is encoded by the coding sequence ATGGAGACATTACCAGTGGAGATTCTACCACCACCATTAACAGAACTAATCGCATCACTAGAAAAAGCAACCTTAATGGCAAAACAattaccaaacacaatagaaCAAACACAAATCTTCCAAATTTATTCGTCTCttcaaaacactcaaaatcaactCACTtctttccttttcaatttcaattcttcCCATCCACAACAACCCCACCTCCTACAACAACCCCCGCAATTAGAAAATTCTGTATCTTCAGCcattggtggcggtggtggtgatgatgaagttgaaCCGATGCaagttggagaagatgaagaagaggattcTGAATTTATTATTGATAAAGttgaagaacggatgaagaattGTGTGATTCACAGTAATAAAAGACGGAAAAGGAATTTATCATCTCCTTCATCAATTCAAGGGTTTGATCAAAGAATTTATTATAATGATACGATTTGTAATAGTAATACTACTACTACTAATAATGGGGTTGTATTAGTGCAAGGTTTTGAAGATGAATTTGATCCACAAGCAACAAGGTTAAGATCATTGGAGTTGATTTATCAGTTTCATGCCTGA
- the LOC113305110 gene encoding stellacyanin-like translates to MGFSSKALVFFLVTMMAAASSMAATYDVGDTAGWTIMGDVNYDEWASSKTFHAGDTLRFVYNPDCDNVLQVTSSDYKNCTKTAPLATYWTGNDAIPIMGDDDHFYFICGIPSHCKTGQKVEIQVAAHAPAISPPSATPPPPSKSSASFLSCSLLVKILLPAVTPMLHFTWIHNLWSIGNTYAPLGCAQSLEILMYTSLVTPML, encoded by the exons atgggtttcaGTAGCAAAGCTTTGGTTTTCTTCCTGGTAACTATGATGGCAGCAGCTTCATCAATGGCTGCAACTTATGATGTTGGTGATACTGCTGGTTGGACAATCATGGGAGACGTCAATTACGATGAGTGGGCTTCTTCCAAGACTTTTCACGCTGGAGACACCCTTC GTTTCGTCTACAATCCTGACTGCGACAATGTCTTACAAGTGACGTCTTCAGACTATAAAAACTGTACTAAAACAGCTCCACTCGCCACCTACTGGACAGGGAACGACGCTATTCCAATCATGGGGGATGATGATCACTTCTATTTCATCTGTGGTATCCCTAGTCACTGTAAAACCGGCCAGAAGGTTGAAATTCAAGTTGCTGCCCACGCTCCAGCTATTTCACCACCTTCAGCAACTCCGCCACCACCCTCTAAATCTTCTGCGTCGTTTCTCTCTTGCAGTCTCCTT GTCAAAATACTGCTTCCTGCTGTAACACCTATGCTCCACTTCACTTGGATACACAATCTCTGGAGCATAGGTAACACCTATGCTCCACTTGGATGCGCACAATCTCTGGAAATTCTAATGTACACTTCACTTGTAACACCTATGCTTTAG
- the LOC113305111 gene encoding two-component response regulator ORR24-like, giving the protein MDAIDFSCDSDFDDLEDLDVIRKRLSLSLNSAHNSPNTSDHIEDDAPAGLRVMVVDDNTACLFITSIMLQKFNYEVTGVRGGREALKLLKEKPRHFDLVISDLHMPEMNGIQLLRRIKRKYATVPVLLMSGDIKAEMVTRALENGAGYYLYKPVTCSDFEKLWQHVIKIKVDPKGYEKDMESFCQDSPREKQKTTSRVPVSSSSDYNEGNSRAEVSRKRKEPSREHPGDGKRTRARSAAPKKRRVIWTADLHNHFLDAIEKLGVDKGVPKRILEYMRIPGLTRENVASHLQKYRIFVKKLVENNRYIEPSTVKSLASRAFHSNFATDEPAPMNLPQNFSQRTPKYSFGSFQSGSGDGNFKGLNTQTHTSHLSASMVAAGFQLGQSSITPMNNNNKGLMASTQQPRPTTSVAAGNASSFNQQNIVDIANGNQNTTTIRPSRSILNMSMGGGRSGRGTMQLVHQQNLMRWRNNGQSAGLLNTSTGPIYERGNFQRQDNNAYVANMGTTSTIGSSFVGNSAQPSTLNSTNFTGIQIINDNTNSRGTLHIGPMVSTPSNDNNVDNMDYSFTNMPTS; this is encoded by the exons ATGgatgcaattgatttttcttgtgatagtgaTTTTGATGATCTTGAAGATCTTGATGTGATTCGTAAGAGACTTTCGTTGTCGTTGAACAGTGCTCATAACTCACCCAATACTAGTGATCATATAGAAGATGATGCTCCGGCAGGTCTTCGTGTAATGGTCGTGGATGACAATACTGCATGTCTTTTTATAACTTCCATTATGCTTCAAAAGTTCAATTACGAAG TGACTGGTGTTCGAGGAGGAAGGGAGGCTTTAAAATTGCTCAAAGAGAAGCCCCGTCATTTCGATCTTGTCATAAGTGATCTTCATATGCCAGAAATGAATGGAATTCAATTACTCCGCCGCATAAAGCGGAAATACGCTACCGTGCCCGTGCTCC TTATGTCTGGAGATATAAAAGCCGAAATGGTGACAAGAGCGCTAGAGAACGGTGCTGGTTATTATCTGTACAAGCCTGTGACTTGTTCTGACTTTGAGAAACTATGGCAGCATGTTATTAAAATCAAGGTAGACCCAAAGGGGTACGAAAAAGATATGGAAAGTTTTTGTCAAGATTCACCAAGAGAAAAACAGAAGACTACTAGTAGGGTTCCTGTGTCATCATCATCTGATTATAATGAAGGAAATTCCAGAGCTGAAGTATCAAGGAAGAGGAAGGAACCTTCAAGAGAACACCCAGGGGATGGTAAAAGAACTCGCGCTCGGTCTGCTGCTCCAAAGAAGCGAAGAGTTATCTGGACTGCTGACTTACACAATCACTTCCTTGATGCCATTGAAAAATTAGGCGTCGACA AGGGTGTGCCAAAGAGAATACTCGAGTATATGAGAATCCCTGGCTTAACTAGAGAAAATGTAGCGAGCCATCTACAG AAATACAGGATATTTGTGAAAAAGCTTGTAGAAAACAACCGATATATCGAGCCAAGTACTGTCAAGTCCTTAGCCAGTAGAGCATTTCACTCTAACTTTGCTACGGATGAGCCTGCGCCGATGAATTTACCACAAAACTTTTCTCAAAGAACACCCAAATACTCATTTGGCTCATTTCAATCGGGATCAGGAGATGGAAATTTTAAGGGTCTCAACACTCAAACCCACACTTCACATCTTAGTGCTTCTATGGTTGCTGCAGGATTTCAACTTGGTCAATCATCGATCACTCcgatgaacaacaacaacaaaggcTTAATGGCATCGACACAACAACCGAGGCCTACAACTAGTGTTGCTGCTGGAAATGCGTCGTCATTTAATCAGCAAAACATTGTTGACATTGCAAATGGAAACCAGAATACCACCACAATTAGGCCTTCTCGATCGATTTTAAACATGTCAATGGGAGGCGGAAGAAGTGGTAGGGGCACCATGCAACTAGTTCATCAGCAAAATCTAATGAGGTGGAGAAACAATGGCCAAAGTGCTGGACTACTTAATACCAGCACTGGCCCTATCTACGAAAGAGGTAACTTTCAGAGGCAGGATAATAATGCATATGTGGCAAATATGGGAACAACTTCAACCATCGGTTCATCATTCGTTGGTAATTCAGCCCAACCCTCTACCCTCAATTCAACCAACTTTACAGGAATTCAGATTATCAATGACAACACCAACTCTCGTGGAACACTACATATTGGTCCTATGGTTAGTACACCCTCAAATGACAACAACGTAGACAACATGGACTATAGCTTCACTAACATGCCAACATCATAG